Proteins from one Bacteroides mediterraneensis genomic window:
- a CDS encoding PadR family transcriptional regulator yields the protein MNVDNVKSQMRKGMLEYCILLLLHRESAYSSDIIQKLKEARLIVVEGTLYPLLTRLKNDGLLSYEWVESTQGPPRKYYGLTPEGENFLKELESAWDGLSDTVNHLRQNI from the coding sequence ATGAATGTAGACAATGTAAAATCACAGATGCGTAAAGGGATGCTGGAATACTGCATCCTGCTGCTGTTGCACCGGGAGTCTGCCTATTCTTCCGATATCATCCAGAAACTGAAGGAGGCCCGGCTGATTGTGGTGGAAGGCACGCTCTATCCGTTGCTGACCCGCCTGAAGAACGACGGACTCCTGTCGTACGAGTGGGTGGAGTCTACCCAGGGACCTCCCCGCAAGTATTACGGACTGACTCCGGAAGGAGAGAATTTTCTGAAAGAACTGGAAAGTGCCTGGGACGGACTTTCCGACACGGTAAACCATTTAAGACAGAACATCTAA
- a CDS encoding GNAT family N-acetyltransferase, translating to MFNIRKATIEDIEIIRSLAKQTFPVTYQKILTPEQIDYMMEWMYSAESLKNQMEKEHHIYYLAYEECEPAGYVSIQQEGPDLFHLQKIYVLPYFQKYKLGRQLFEQAIKGIKELHPEPCRMELNVNRHNPALGFYEHMGMKKVREGDFPIGDGYYMNDYIMGLDI from the coding sequence ATGTTTAATATCAGAAAAGCGACAATCGAAGACATTGAGATTATCCGGTCACTGGCCAAGCAGACCTTTCCGGTCACTTACCAGAAGATTCTGACCCCGGAACAAATTGATTACATGATGGAGTGGATGTATTCCGCCGAGAGCCTGAAGAACCAGATGGAGAAGGAGCACCACATTTACTACCTCGCCTACGAGGAGTGCGAACCGGCCGGCTACGTGTCCATCCAGCAGGAAGGGCCCGACCTCTTCCACTTGCAGAAGATTTATGTGCTCCCCTACTTCCAGAAATACAAACTCGGACGGCAACTGTTCGAGCAGGCCATCAAAGGCATCAAGGAACTTCATCCCGAACCTTGCCGGATGGAACTGAACGTGAACCGTCACAATCCGGCACTGGGATTTTATGAGCACATGGGCATGAAGAAGGTACGCGAAGGTGACTTCCCCATCGGCGACGGGTATTACATGAACGATTACATCATGGGGCTGGACATCTAA
- a CDS encoding lysine exporter LysO family protein: MKGSLLVLSMFFMGCLLGYVWNVSGWEMGDMHQLSLYILYALMFQVGVSIGGGEDFKALIHGFRWKMLLIPLATIGGTLLFSALVSVLLTRWSVFDCMAIGSGLGYYSLASILIVELKAPVIGTQLATELATIALLTNVIRELVALVGAPLICKYFGKLAPISVAGVTSVDVALPSIIRVSGKEVVPIAIFHGILVDMSVPFFISLFCKL; the protein is encoded by the coding sequence ATGAAAGGAAGTCTGTTGGTACTGTCCATGTTCTTCATGGGCTGTCTGTTGGGTTACGTGTGGAATGTGTCCGGTTGGGAAATGGGAGATATGCACCAGTTGTCGCTGTATATCCTGTATGCCCTGATGTTTCAGGTAGGTGTCAGCATTGGGGGAGGTGAAGATTTCAAAGCGCTGATTCACGGTTTCCGGTGGAAGATGTTGCTGATTCCCTTGGCTACGATTGGAGGAACCTTGTTGTTCTCCGCCTTGGTCAGTGTGCTGCTGACCCGCTGGAGCGTGTTCGACTGCATGGCCATCGGCAGCGGACTGGGATATTACTCCCTGGCCTCCATTCTGATTGTGGAACTGAAGGCTCCGGTTATCGGGACACAATTGGCCACGGAACTGGCTACCATTGCCCTCTTGACGAATGTCATCCGCGAACTCGTGGCGCTGGTGGGAGCCCCTCTGATTTGCAAGTATTTCGGGAAACTGGCCCCTATCTCGGTGGCCGGGGTGACCTCTGTCGATGTGGCCCTGCCTTCCATCATCCGGGTATCCGGCAAGGAGGTGGTGCCGATAGCCATTTTCCACGGCATCCTGGTAGATATGTCCGTTCCGTTCTTCATCTCTTTGTTCTGCAAGCTGTAA
- a CDS encoding LysO family transporter, with product MWSIILTVLAGVLLGYVLRTCDFLKKVNQTISVTICLMLFVLGLSVGYNPLIVKNLGSFGGQALLLSVAGITGSVLLARLVYLWFFKEGGEK from the coding sequence ATGTGGAGTATTATATTGACTGTCCTGGCAGGGGTCCTGTTGGGATATGTCCTTCGTACGTGTGATTTTTTGAAGAAAGTGAATCAGACCATTTCGGTCACCATTTGCCTGATGCTGTTTGTACTGGGACTTTCCGTAGGCTATAACCCGTTGATTGTGAAGAATCTGGGTTCGTTCGGCGGACAAGCCCTGCTGCTCAGTGTAGCCGGCATTACGGGAAGCGTGCTGCTGGCACGGCTGGTGTATCTGTGGTTTTTCAAGGAAGGAGGTGAGAAATGA
- a CDS encoding TolC family protein codes for MKTNRNRIIAFLLIGGACVNLAFGQKAYTLDECIQAALTNNVRMKNARNELEMARQDKKKAFTNYFPSVMAAGTGFMADKGLMQMDMAPDMHMSMLKNGIAGGVSASLPLFTGGQIVNGNQLAKVGVEVKRLQRNLSDNEVTLTTEQYFWRVVTLQEKLKTLGKVETQLESILRDVEVSVEAGVVTRNDLLQVQLRRNETKSSRLQLENALSISRNMLAQYTGLGSDSLAVAFAVDDRLPSRPDSLYCDPESALGLTSEYALLQQNVKASRLQYKMELGKNLPTVAIGGGYVYHNFLPEDQRFWVGFATVTVPLTGWWGGSHALKKEKLQVKNTENQLADQGELLVIRMKNAWNGVNEAYEQIKIARLSIDQATENLRLNTDYYKSGTCTMSDLLDAQTLFQQSCDKYVESYTNYELKKREYLQVTGRR; via the coding sequence ATGAAAACGAATCGAAACAGAATCATAGCTTTTCTATTGATAGGTGGGGCGTGTGTGAATCTGGCCTTCGGGCAGAAAGCCTACACGCTGGATGAATGTATTCAGGCTGCCTTGACAAACAATGTGCGGATGAAGAATGCCCGTAACGAACTGGAAATGGCCCGACAGGACAAGAAGAAGGCGTTTACCAATTATTTTCCGAGTGTCATGGCGGCGGGTACCGGCTTTATGGCAGATAAAGGACTGATGCAGATGGATATGGCTCCGGACATGCACATGTCTATGCTCAAAAACGGAATTGCGGGAGGAGTGAGCGCCTCCCTGCCACTCTTTACCGGCGGGCAGATTGTGAACGGAAACCAGTTGGCCAAAGTGGGGGTAGAGGTGAAGCGTTTGCAACGGAACCTCTCTGACAACGAAGTGACACTGACCACGGAGCAGTATTTCTGGCGGGTGGTCACTCTGCAGGAGAAACTCAAGACTTTGGGTAAGGTGGAAACGCAGCTGGAAAGTATCTTGCGCGATGTGGAGGTCTCGGTGGAGGCAGGCGTGGTGACACGCAACGATTTGTTGCAGGTGCAGCTTCGCCGGAACGAGACCAAAAGCAGCCGCCTGCAGCTGGAGAACGCTTTGTCCATTTCGCGGAACATGCTGGCGCAATATACGGGCCTTGGCTCCGATTCCCTGGCGGTGGCTTTTGCCGTCGACGACCGGCTGCCCTCCCGTCCGGACAGTCTTTACTGCGACCCGGAGTCGGCTTTGGGACTGACCAGTGAATATGCGCTGTTGCAACAGAATGTGAAGGCCAGCCGTCTGCAATACAAGATGGAGTTGGGCAAGAATCTGCCTACGGTGGCCATTGGCGGAGGGTATGTGTATCATAATTTTTTGCCGGAGGACCAGCGCTTCTGGGTGGGGTTTGCCACAGTGACCGTGCCTCTGACCGGATGGTGGGGAGGCAGCCATGCCCTCAAGAAGGAGAAGCTCCAGGTGAAAAACACGGAAAACCAGTTGGCCGACCAGGGAGAGCTGTTGGTTATCCGCATGAAAAATGCATGGAACGGGGTGAATGAGGCCTACGAGCAAATAAAAATCGCTCGTCTGTCTATTGATCAAGCCACGGAGAACCTGCGTTTGAACACCGATTATTACAAGTCGGGTACCTGTACGATGAGTGATTTGCTTGATGCGCAGACCTTGTTTCAGCAAAGCTGTGACAAATACGTGGAAAGCTATACAAATTATGAGTTGAAAAAACGGGAATATCTGCAAGTCACGGGGCGCCGTTGA
- a CDS encoding efflux RND transporter permease subunit, with protein MEKKRNIVEWAMHYRQIVILVTCCLVAFGIYSLPQMQKNEFPDFTIRQGMVIAVAPGNTVNEMVEQVTKPLENYIFTYKEVKKEKTFSTTRDGIVFVQVELNDDLNNKDEFWSKFKHGVAAFKSQLPPNVLAVQVMDDFGDTSALLITMESKDKTYRELSDYMDELENRLRRIPSVGRLTVSGERQEQISIYLDPERLSHYGLNEQLIAGQLFAKGFVTTGGRIQTPQYVLPVHVEKTFNTLYDVQQQIVYSDPSGNVVRLQDVARVVKEYPHADSYIKNNGTKCILLSVEMKKGKNIVQMGDDINQVLEEFKKELPSEVNMYRITDQAQVVGDSVNSFLRELVIAIVAVVIVVMLLLPLRVALVAASTIPITIFISLGLFYAFGIELNTVTLAALIVTLGMIVDNSIVIIDSYLEKIGEGMSRWHASIYSAMHFFKSIFSATLAISITFFPFLIVIPGMIHDFLLSFPWSISLILGISLVVAMLLVPFMQFWFIRKPVPSHKKGFSFMEFLQTYYNKLLDKCFAHPYITLMGGVASVVIGIFLMGKLPQKLMPVADRNQFAVEIYLPTGTAVEKTAWAADTMEQVFRKDPRVVSVTSFVGCSSPRFHTAYAPQLGGTNYAQLIVNTKGNKETVELLDEYSPRYTDAFSDVRVRFKQISFSQAVYPIELRLSGENLDSLKTVAGKYLSLLRRMPEIRLAQTNFSEPQTSAKVVLKEDEASRLGIQNAQLETTLAMRYGDGLKVASVWEGDYDIPVTLKSEKADCAGFSDLENELIPVLGGTQVPLRQVAEVVPSVKDGQLVRRNGIYTITVMADVRRDVNVAALTSVVKEKVAAIPLPDKVTLAYGGDDEQDNENLPPIMGALAIAAFIIFFILLAHFRRISIALLIFFSMTLCLFGTAAGVLIQGVDFGMTCTLGIISLMGIIVRNGIIMIDYAEELRATEKLCVRDAIYHSARRRMRPIFLTSAAASMGVIPMILGKSGLWMPMGTVICYGTLITMLFLLTVLPVAYLVIFRGSSEKRARLEALENA; from the coding sequence ATGGAAAAGAAACGGAACATAGTAGAGTGGGCCATGCATTATCGCCAGATTGTGATACTGGTGACATGCTGCCTGGTGGCATTCGGCATATACAGTCTGCCGCAAATGCAGAAAAATGAGTTCCCGGATTTTACCATACGACAGGGAATGGTGATTGCCGTGGCTCCCGGGAACACGGTCAATGAGATGGTGGAACAGGTGACGAAGCCATTGGAAAACTATATCTTTACCTACAAGGAGGTGAAGAAGGAAAAGACTTTTTCGACCACCCGCGACGGAATCGTGTTTGTGCAGGTGGAACTGAATGATGACTTGAACAACAAAGATGAGTTCTGGAGCAAGTTCAAGCACGGAGTGGCCGCGTTCAAGTCGCAGCTGCCGCCGAATGTGCTGGCCGTGCAGGTGATGGATGATTTCGGCGATACTTCGGCACTGCTGATTACCATGGAGAGCAAGGACAAGACCTATCGGGAACTGTCGGACTACATGGATGAACTGGAAAACCGGTTGCGCCGTATTCCCAGTGTGGGACGTTTGACCGTCAGCGGAGAAAGACAGGAACAGATTTCCATTTACCTGGATCCGGAGCGTCTGTCGCATTACGGACTGAACGAGCAGCTTATTGCCGGACAGTTGTTTGCCAAGGGGTTTGTGACCACCGGCGGACGCATACAGACTCCTCAGTATGTCTTGCCGGTACACGTGGAAAAGACGTTCAACACACTCTACGACGTGCAGCAGCAGATTGTGTATAGCGACCCCTCGGGCAATGTGGTACGCCTGCAGGATGTGGCCCGCGTGGTGAAGGAATACCCTCATGCTGACAGTTACATCAAGAACAACGGCACGAAATGCATCTTGCTGAGTGTGGAGATGAAAAAAGGCAAGAACATCGTGCAGATGGGCGATGACATCAACCAGGTGCTGGAAGAGTTCAAGAAGGAACTGCCTTCGGAAGTCAACATGTACCGCATCACGGACCAGGCGCAGGTGGTGGGCGACAGTGTCAATTCGTTCTTGCGTGAGCTGGTTATCGCCATTGTGGCCGTGGTGATTGTGGTGATGCTGCTGTTGCCGCTGCGGGTGGCATTGGTGGCCGCTTCCACCATTCCGATTACCATCTTTATCTCGTTGGGACTCTTTTATGCCTTTGGCATCGAACTGAACACCGTGACGCTGGCAGCCCTGATTGTGACCTTGGGAATGATTGTGGACAATTCCATCGTCATAATCGACAGTTATCTGGAGAAAATCGGAGAGGGGATGTCGCGCTGGCATGCGTCTATTTACAGTGCCATGCATTTCTTCAAATCTATCTTCTCGGCTACGCTGGCCATCAGTATCACGTTCTTCCCCTTCCTGATTGTGATTCCGGGCATGATACACGACTTCCTGCTGAGCTTCCCTTGGTCCATTTCGCTGATTCTGGGCATTTCCTTGGTGGTGGCCATGTTGCTGGTACCGTTCATGCAGTTCTGGTTCATTCGGAAGCCGGTGCCTTCGCACAAAAAAGGATTCTCGTTTATGGAGTTTCTGCAGACCTATTACAATAAACTGTTGGACAAATGTTTTGCGCATCCCTACATCACCCTGATGGGGGGAGTGGCTTCTGTCGTGATAGGTATTTTCCTGATGGGAAAATTGCCGCAGAAACTGATGCCGGTGGCCGACCGTAACCAGTTTGCCGTAGAGATTTATCTGCCTACGGGAACGGCGGTGGAAAAGACCGCGTGGGCGGCCGATACGATGGAACAGGTGTTCCGCAAGGACCCGAGGGTGGTTTCCGTCACTTCGTTTGTGGGCTGTTCTTCGCCCCGTTTCCATACGGCATACGCCCCTCAGCTGGGAGGAACCAACTATGCCCAGCTGATTGTGAACACGAAGGGTAACAAGGAAACCGTGGAACTGCTGGATGAATATTCTCCGCGCTACACCGATGCCTTTTCCGACGTGCGGGTAAGGTTCAAGCAAATCAGTTTCAGCCAGGCAGTTTATCCGATTGAACTCCGTCTGAGCGGCGAGAACTTGGATTCATTGAAGACTGTAGCCGGAAAATACCTGAGCCTGTTGCGCCGGATGCCCGAGATACGGCTGGCACAGACTAATTTCAGTGAGCCGCAGACTTCGGCCAAGGTGGTGCTGAAAGAAGATGAGGCTTCGCGCCTGGGCATCCAGAACGCCCAGCTGGAAACCACGCTGGCCATGCGCTACGGCGACGGACTGAAGGTGGCCAGTGTGTGGGAAGGCGATTATGACATCCCCGTGACATTGAAGAGCGAGAAAGCCGACTGTGCCGGTTTCTCCGATTTGGAAAACGAACTGATTCCGGTGTTGGGAGGTACGCAGGTGCCCTTGCGTCAGGTAGCGGAAGTGGTACCTTCTGTGAAAGACGGCCAGCTGGTCCGCCGGAACGGTATTTATACGATTACGGTGATGGCCGATGTACGTCGGGATGTGAACGTAGCCGCCTTGACGAGTGTAGTGAAAGAGAAAGTGGCAGCTATTCCTCTGCCGGATAAAGTGACGTTGGCCTACGGAGGTGACGACGAGCAGGACAATGAGAATCTTCCTCCCATCATGGGTGCGTTGGCCATTGCCGCCTTCATCATCTTCTTCATTCTGCTGGCCCATTTCCGGCGCATCAGCATTGCCCTGCTGATTTTTTTCAGCATGACGCTCTGCCTTTTCGGAACGGCTGCGGGTGTACTGATTCAGGGAGTGGATTTCGGTATGACCTGTACGTTGGGTATTATCAGTCTGATGGGTATCATCGTGCGTAACGGTATTATCATGATTGACTATGCCGAGGAATTGCGGGCTACGGAGAAACTCTGTGTGCGCGATGCCATTTATCATTCGGCCCGTCGCCGTATGCGGCCTATCTTCCTGACTTCGGCTGCGGCTTCCATGGGAGTCATCCCGATGATATTGGGCAAGAGCGGACTTTGGATGCCGATGGGTACGGTGATTTGCTACGGTACGCTGATTACCATGCTCTTCCTGCTGACGGTACTTCCGGTGGCTTATCTGGTGATATTCAGGGGAAGCTCTGAAAAACGTGCTCGGCTGGAGGCCTTGGAAAATGCCTGA
- a CDS encoding efflux RND transporter periplasmic adaptor subunit: protein MKEFHWMAIGLFLVMMSGCGSREQASQQVDPVKVKVMTVVSSVRNETVRFSGTVQEENGSALSFPLMGRVKSVQVDLGSRVRQGQLLATLDEASVESTYQAAKAALKQAEDAYRRMKELHEKGSLADMKWVEVQSKLQQAQSMEAVARKNLTDCRLVAPFAGVIAEKNLEVGQNVVPGVQVMKLVSDDRLKVRIAVPEMEIMHVTKGQKAVIEAPVLNGRQAEGVVMEKGVQANPLSRSYEVNIGIQTPHTGLLPGMVTEVWLQDADKSQACVLPANVIQLDENNRYFVWVKGADGKASKRVVTCGKFTASGVTVVAGLSEGEEVIVEGQQKVCEGTPLAI, encoded by the coding sequence ATGAAAGAATTTCATTGGATGGCCATTGGTTTATTTTTGGTCATGATGTCAGGATGTGGAAGCAGAGAGCAAGCTTCGCAGCAGGTAGACCCTGTAAAGGTAAAGGTCATGACCGTAGTGTCATCAGTACGGAACGAGACCGTCCGTTTTTCGGGTACGGTGCAAGAAGAAAACGGGAGTGCGTTGAGCTTTCCGCTGATGGGAAGAGTGAAGTCGGTACAGGTGGATTTGGGAAGCCGGGTGCGGCAGGGGCAGTTGCTGGCTACACTGGACGAAGCGTCCGTAGAAAGCACGTATCAGGCGGCAAAGGCGGCTTTGAAGCAGGCGGAAGATGCCTACCGGCGAATGAAGGAACTGCATGAAAAAGGGAGTCTGGCCGACATGAAGTGGGTGGAGGTGCAGAGTAAACTCCAACAGGCCCAGTCCATGGAGGCAGTGGCCCGGAAGAACTTGACAGACTGCCGGCTGGTGGCTCCGTTTGCCGGAGTGATTGCCGAAAAGAACCTGGAAGTGGGGCAGAATGTGGTGCCTGGGGTACAGGTCATGAAACTGGTGTCCGACGACCGTCTGAAAGTACGGATTGCCGTGCCGGAAATGGAAATCATGCACGTGACGAAAGGTCAGAAAGCAGTGATTGAGGCTCCGGTGCTGAATGGCAGACAAGCAGAAGGAGTAGTGATGGAGAAAGGTGTCCAGGCCAATCCTTTGTCACGGTCGTACGAGGTGAACATCGGTATTCAGACGCCGCACACGGGTTTGCTCCCCGGTATGGTGACGGAAGTCTGGTTGCAGGATGCCGACAAAAGCCAGGCCTGTGTGTTGCCGGCCAATGTAATCCAGCTGGATGAAAACAACCGTTATTTCGTGTGGGTGAAAGGAGCGGACGGAAAAGCTTCCAAACGCGTGGTGACGTGTGGCAAGTTCACGGCAAGCGGAGTAACGGTGGTGGCCGGATTGAGTGAAGGAGAGGAAGTGATTGTGGAAGGCCAGCAGAAAGTGTGTGAAGGCACGCCGTTGGCTATATAA
- a CDS encoding helix-turn-helix transcriptional regulator: protein MEKEIELIRMSSTEIIEKVATYKDEQVIIHNQVNKIDAIEQNTIKADFFLVILCLKGKASLSLNNNSYDIGPNDLMICHPQTLLKHGTIGDDFECCGFCLSPEYAKRVFILSASTSNWCSRLYLDQHPIIPLNEEESQLFCQYYHLLYSKLTGTPHRHQRELINSLLQAFIYEFQDALEKYIQLRPTSFNSSSNLFNAFIELLVSSYPKERSVSYYASRLFVTAKYLSAICKENSGETASDLITSYVMKDVEYLLKCPDKSIKEIANELNFATLSFFGKYVKRNLGISPKEYREKLSQQKEGAE from the coding sequence ATGGAGAAGGAAATAGAACTTATCAGGATGTCAAGTACCGAGATTATAGAAAAGGTGGCAACTTACAAGGATGAACAAGTTATCATACATAATCAGGTTAATAAGATTGACGCCATAGAACAAAACACTATAAAGGCAGACTTCTTCCTAGTTATTTTATGCCTGAAAGGAAAAGCATCTTTATCTCTCAACAACAACTCCTACGACATCGGTCCGAATGACCTGATGATTTGCCATCCGCAGACCCTGCTCAAGCACGGCACAATAGGTGATGATTTTGAGTGCTGCGGATTCTGCCTCTCACCAGAATACGCCAAACGTGTCTTCATCTTGTCGGCATCCACAAGCAACTGGTGTTCGAGGCTGTATCTGGACCAGCATCCCATCATTCCGCTCAACGAAGAGGAAAGCCAGCTTTTTTGCCAATACTACCACCTGCTCTACTCCAAACTGACAGGAACGCCCCACCGTCACCAGAGAGAACTCATCAACTCCCTCCTGCAAGCATTCATTTATGAGTTTCAGGATGCATTGGAAAAATATATCCAGCTGCGCCCCACCAGCTTCAATTCCTCCAGCAACCTGTTCAACGCCTTCATCGAACTGCTGGTTTCGTCCTACCCCAAAGAACGCTCCGTAAGCTACTATGCCAGCCGATTGTTCGTCACGGCCAAATACTTGTCGGCCATCTGCAAGGAAAATTCCGGAGAAACGGCTTCCGACCTGATTACCAGCTATGTCATGAAAGATGTGGAATATCTGCTGAAATGTCCTGACAAAAGCATCAAGGAAATTGCCAACGAACTGAATTTCGCCACACTGTCGTTCTTCGGCAAATATGTGAAAAGAAACCTGGGAATCTCTCCCAAAGAATACCGGGAAAAGCTGTCACAGCAAAAAGAAGGAGCAGAATGA
- a CDS encoding DUF4301 family protein, translating to MLTHEDKELLAKKGISEEKIAEQLACFEKGFPYLKLSAAASVENGGIMKAEDKDFERYLAAWDAYKDGEKKIVKFVPASGAASRMFKNMFEFLGADYDKPTTDFEKKFFDHIHDFAFYNDLNAACMDNTGKNIDALLSEQNYKAIVSNLLEAAGLNYGALPKGLLKFHRYADGVRTPLEEHLVEGALYAAGKTGEVNVHFTVSTEHRALFEKLVAAKVGEYEAKYGTKYHISFSEQKPSTDTVAADMENKPFRDKDGKLLFRPGGHGALIENLNDLDADIVFIKNIDNVVPDRLKADTVTYKKLLAGVLVTLQKQAFEYLELLDSGHYSHEQLETIIRFVQQQLRCRRTDLKELEDADLVIYLRKKLNRPMRVCGMVKNVGEPGGGPFLAYNPDGTISLQILESSQIDMNDPEKKAMFEKGTHFNPVDLVCAIRDYKGRKFNLLEHVDKATGFISYKSKNGKDLKALELPGLWNGSMSDWNTVFVEVPLSTFNPVKTVNDLLREQHQ from the coding sequence ATGTTAACACACGAAGACAAAGAATTGTTGGCCAAGAAAGGCATTTCGGAAGAGAAAATTGCCGAACAGTTGGCTTGTTTTGAAAAGGGTTTTCCGTATCTGAAATTGTCGGCAGCGGCTTCTGTGGAAAACGGAGGCATCATGAAGGCTGAAGACAAAGATTTCGAACGGTATCTTGCAGCATGGGATGCTTACAAGGATGGGGAGAAGAAAATTGTCAAGTTTGTACCGGCTTCGGGAGCTGCCAGCCGTATGTTCAAGAATATGTTTGAATTCTTGGGAGCAGATTACGACAAACCGACGACGGATTTCGAGAAGAAGTTCTTCGACCATATACATGACTTCGCGTTCTACAACGACTTGAATGCGGCTTGCATGGACAATACAGGAAAGAACATCGATGCCTTGCTGTCGGAACAGAACTACAAAGCCATTGTATCCAACTTGCTGGAGGCTGCAGGACTGAACTACGGTGCCCTGCCGAAAGGATTGCTCAAGTTCCACCGTTATGCCGACGGCGTACGTACACCGCTGGAAGAACATCTGGTAGAAGGTGCATTGTATGCGGCCGGAAAAACTGGGGAAGTAAACGTACATTTCACGGTGTCTACCGAACACCGGGCTTTGTTTGAAAAGCTGGTGGCTGCTAAGGTGGGAGAGTATGAAGCCAAATACGGCACGAAATACCACATCAGTTTCTCAGAACAGAAACCGAGCACGGATACGGTGGCAGCTGATATGGAGAACAAACCTTTCCGCGACAAAGATGGCAAGCTGTTGTTCCGTCCGGGTGGTCATGGGGCTTTGATTGAGAATCTGAACGACCTGGATGCCGATATCGTATTCATCAAGAACATCGACAACGTGGTGCCCGACCGTCTGAAGGCAGATACCGTGACTTACAAGAAATTGCTGGCCGGCGTACTAGTCACTTTGCAGAAGCAGGCCTTTGAATACCTGGAACTGCTGGACAGCGGCCACTATAGCCACGAACAGCTGGAAACGATTATCCGCTTCGTACAGCAGCAGTTGCGTTGCCGCAGAACCGACCTGAAAGAACTGGAAGATGCCGACCTGGTTATCTATCTGCGCAAGAAACTGAACCGTCCGATGCGTGTGTGCGGTATGGTGAAGAATGTCGGCGAACCGGGCGGTGGTCCGTTCCTGGCTTATAATCCGGATGGAACCATCTCTCTCCAGATTCTGGAAAGCTCACAGATTGATATGAACGACCCGGAAAAGAAAGCGATGTTCGAAAAGGGTACACACTTCAATCCGGTGGATTTGGTATGTGCCATCCGCGATTACAAAGGCCGCAAGTTCAACTTGTTGGAACATGTGGACAAGGCTACCGGTTTCATCTCCTACAAGTCGAAGAACGGAAAGGACTTGAAGGCCCTCGAATTGCCGGGCTTGTGGAACGGTTCCATGAGCGACTGGAACACGGTGTTCGTAGAAGTGCCGTTGAGCACATTCAATCCGGTAAAGACCGTAAACGATTTGTTGCGTGAACAGCACCAGTAA